TAGTGATGGCACTGCTGTTTGTGCCAGTGCTCGGCGGCCTGATTGGTAAGCCGCAATATGTTTCACCGACTCAGCAAAAGAAAATGGTGGCGCTGCATGAGGGCGAGTTTGATAAAGCGACCGGTATTACCAAGCTTTACTATCACACCCTAGATATTGCTCTTGGCCATCCTTTAAAAGTGCTGCTACTGGCGATTGCAATGGCAATCGGCGTTGGAGTGGCATACAACAAAGCAGGCCTTGGCGCTGAGTTTTTCCCAGAAGTTGATCCGCCTTACTTTAATGTCAAAGTGCGTTCTCACGGAGACTTGTCTATCAATGAAAAAGACGAGGTGATGCGTGTTGTTGAGAAGGTGATGCTGGGTCATGATGAGTTTGAAAGTGTTTACACCAAAACAGGCGGTAAAGATGAAATTGGTGTGATTCAAATTACCCCATTGGATTGGCAGTATCGTCGCAAGGTGCCCGCTATCATCGAAGAGCTTAAGCAAACGACGGATCAGTTTGCGGGGGTAGAGATTGAGTACAAGTTCCCTGATGCAGGCCCCCCGGTTGAGCATGATTTGGTGGTCGAACTTTCTGCTCGTATTCCTGATGGTTTAGATGCAGCTGCAAAAGAAGTGCGTCGCTGGGCGGATGGCAATGCCAAACTGACGAACGTCAGTGACACGTCAAACAAACCAGGGATAGATTGGCAAATTGATATCAGCCGAGATGATGCTGCTCGCTTTGGTGCGGACGCGACACTGGTAGGTAACACGGTTCAGTTTGTGACCAACGGCCTAAAAATTGGTGATTATCTACCTGACGATTCTACCGAAGAGGTCGATATTTTAGTGCGATTCCCAGAAGAGCATCGTGATATTGGCCGTTTTGATGAACTTCGCGTTAAGACGCCGGCAGGTCTGGTGCCTATTACCAACTTTGCTGAAATCACACCAGAGCAGAAGCAAGACACCATTAACCGTTTAGATGGCGTGCGCGTTATCAATGTCAAAGCCGACATGGCGGATGGCTACAATCTCGCGGTTGAGCTACCAGGCTTTATGGAGCAGCTCAACCAGATTGAACTGCCAAGTGGTGTTGAGTTTGTTATCAAAGGTCAAAATGAAGAGCAGAAGAATTCATCGGAGTTCCTGCAAAGTGCCTTTATGGTCGCTCTGGCCGTCATGGCGCTAATCTTGATCACTCAATTCAATAGCTTCTATCAAGCGCTATTGATCTTGAGTGCAGTGATTTTTTCAACCGTGGGAGTGTTTGCGGGTCTATTGGTGTTCCAGCGTCCATTTGGCATCATCATGTCAGGCATCGGTGTTATCGCGCTAGCGGGGATTGTGGTTAATAACAACATCGTACTGATTGATACCTATAACCAGCTGATTAAGCGCGGTTTGGATAAGCGTGAAGCGATCTTAAGAACGGGTGTACAGCGTTTGCGTCCGGTAATGCTCACCACGGTGACCACGATTTTGGGTTTGATGCCTATGGTGCTGGAGATGAACGTCGACCTCATCAATCAAAAAATTGAGTTTGGCGCACCAAGCACTCAGTGGTGGTCACAGCTTGCAACCGCGGTAGCGGGCGGCTTGGCGTTTGCTACGGTATTGACCTTAGTATTAACGCCGTGTTTGCTGATGTTAGGTAAAACAGAACAGCAAAAACAGCAGCCGTCGATGTTGCGACGCACGTTACGACGATTGAGGTCGAAACCTGTAAAAAAGCCCGTTGAAGCGGCCTAGTGAATCAAAGCCCCATTATTTAACAAAATATGGGGTTTTTTTATTAATTTCCCCTAGTGATTTCGAGTGAGCAATCAGAATTGCTGATAAGTTTTTGCCAGTTTTTGATAAATTAGGCAGTATTTAACTCTGAATTTTATTTGATACTAGGTTATTGGTTTGGTTTTGTTTCTCTGGGTAAGACAAATGTTGGCAAACCTATCATTTCGAAGGTAAGTGTGTTTTTTGCAGCCTTTGTCGGGTTAGATCTTGTGCAAAGAAAGCGTTACAGTTGTTGCGTAAACATATTGCTTGTTATGACAAGCTATGTGACATAGCTGAAAAGTGAGTAGTTTCGATTTAGGCTACGAATAAGACCTAACTATGTAATGCCAGCTCAGCAACAACCTGATTGTTGAAGTAACTGGTAAGGAGACAATATGGCAGATTCAACCCCAGAAATGCTATCTGGTGCAGAGATGATCGTTCAATCTTTGATTGACGAAGGTGTACAACAAATCTTTGGTTACCCAGGTGGTTCCGTTCTTGATATCTACGATGCGCTGCATGAAAAGCGCGAGAATATCCAACACGTCCTCGTTCGCCACGAACAAGCCGCGACACACATGGCTGATGGTTACGCACGTGCTACCGGTAAGCCGGGTGTGGTACTTGTGTGTTCAGGTCCTGGTGCGACCAACACCATTACCGGTATCGCTACCGCTTACATGGACTCGATCCCTATGGTGGTGCTCTCTGGTAACGTACCGAACAATCTGATCGGTAATGATGCGTTCCAAGAGTGTGATATGGTCGGTGTATCCCGTCCGGTGGTTAAGCACAGTTTCCTATTGCAACGTGCTGAAGATATCCCTGAAACGCTGAAAAAAGCCTTCTATATCGCGTCTACTGGCCGCCCAGGTCCGGTTGTTGTTGATATTCCGAAGGATGTCATGAATCCGCAGATCAAGTTCCCTTACGAGTACCCTGAAACCGTTAAGATGCGCTCATACAATCCGACGACATCGGGTCATAAAGGGCAAATCAAAAAAGCGCTAAAAGCGATTTTAGAAGCGAAGAAACCTGTTTTGTATGTGGGTGGTGGTGCCATCATGTCTGAGGCAGACCAACACATCATTAAGCTGGCTGAAACGTTGAACCTACCCGTCATCAGCACGTTGATGGGTTTGGGTGCGTTTCCTGGCACACATAAAAACGCATTAGGTATGCTGGGTATGCATGGTACTTACGAAGCCAACCTTGCGATGCATAATGCTGACCTTATTTTTGGTGTTGGTGTTCGTTTTGACGACCGTACCACCAACAACCTCGACAAGTACTGCCCAAATGCCAAGGTAGTACATATTGATATCGACCCTTCTTCGATCTCGAAAAACGTACGCGCTGATTTGCCGATTGTTGGCTCTGCGGATGTGATTCTAGAGACCATGTTGAAACTTCTGGTAGAGCAGGGTGGCACCAATGATGAAGCTGCGCTTAATGCTTGGTGGGATGATATTGCTTCTTGGAAAGAGCGTAACTGTCTTGGTTACGAAACCTCGGAAGAGCGTATTAAGCCACAGCAGGTCATTGAAGTGCTGCACAAGCTG
The Vibrio sp. CB1-14 DNA segment above includes these coding regions:
- a CDS encoding acetolactate synthase 3 large subunit translates to MADSTPEMLSGAEMIVQSLIDEGVQQIFGYPGGSVLDIYDALHEKRENIQHVLVRHEQAATHMADGYARATGKPGVVLVCSGPGATNTITGIATAYMDSIPMVVLSGNVPNNLIGNDAFQECDMVGVSRPVVKHSFLLQRAEDIPETLKKAFYIASTGRPGPVVVDIPKDVMNPQIKFPYEYPETVKMRSYNPTTSGHKGQIKKALKAILEAKKPVLYVGGGAIMSEADQHIIKLAETLNLPVISTLMGLGAFPGTHKNALGMLGMHGTYEANLAMHNADLIFGVGVRFDDRTTNNLDKYCPNAKVVHIDIDPSSISKNVRADLPIVGSADVILETMLKLLVEQGGTNDEAALNAWWDDIASWKERNCLGYETSEERIKPQQVIEVLHKLTGGDAFVASDVGQHQMFAALYYPFNKPRRWINSGGLGTMGFGFPAAIGVKFAYPDEEVVCVTGDGSIQMNIQELSTAMQYDVPVKIINLNNRFLGMVKQWQDIIYQGRHSNSYMDSVPDFAAIAEAYGHVGIRISNPSELESGLKKALEMKDRLVFVDINVDETEHVYPMQIKGEGMDKMWLSKTERT
- a CDS encoding efflux RND transporter permease subunit, producing MFALIDAALSRSRTMLSLLALVLIAGVVTYNTIPKESSPDITIPIIYVSVGHQGISPDDSERLLVRPLEKELRSIEGVKEMTAVASEGHASVTLEFNVGVDLTKAMADVRDAVDLAKPKLPEDSDEPTVNEVTFASQQPVLSVVLYGTVPERTIVQLARQLRDKLESYRQVLEVDIAGDREDIVEIVVDPLLMESYGLDQGDIYNLIALNNRVVAAGFVDTGYGRFSVKVPSVFNSLKDVLELPVKVDGKQVITFGDVATVRRAFRDPDSFARLDGRSAVVLDVKKRAGENIIETVSLVKEVLRQAQLRDEWPNNLQVKFTKDESKDVKIMLNDLQNNILSAIILVVIVIIAILGVRTALLVGISIPGSFLTGLLVLSVFGLTVNIVVLFSLIMAVGMLVDGAIVVTEFADRRMQEGMERKEAYRDAAKRMAWPITASTATTLAAFAPLLFWPDITGEFMKYLPMTLIATLTASLVMALLFVPVLGGLIGKPQYVSPTQQKKMVALHEGEFDKATGITKLYYHTLDIALGHPLKVLLLAIAMAIGVGVAYNKAGLGAEFFPEVDPPYFNVKVRSHGDLSINEKDEVMRVVEKVMLGHDEFESVYTKTGGKDEIGVIQITPLDWQYRRKVPAIIEELKQTTDQFAGVEIEYKFPDAGPPVEHDLVVELSARIPDGLDAAAKEVRRWADGNAKLTNVSDTSNKPGIDWQIDISRDDAARFGADATLVGNTVQFVTNGLKIGDYLPDDSTEEVDILVRFPEEHRDIGRFDELRVKTPAGLVPITNFAEITPEQKQDTINRLDGVRVINVKADMADGYNLAVELPGFMEQLNQIELPSGVEFVIKGQNEEQKNSSEFLQSAFMVALAVMALILITQFNSFYQALLILSAVIFSTVGVFAGLLVFQRPFGIIMSGIGVIALAGIVVNNNIVLIDTYNQLIKRGLDKREAILRTGVQRLRPVMLTTVTTILGLMPMVLEMNVDLINQKIEFGAPSTQWWSQLATAVAGGLAFATVLTLVLTPCLLMLGKTEQQKQQPSMLRRTLRRLRSKPVKKPVEAA